The Toxorhynchites rutilus septentrionalis strain SRP chromosome 3, ASM2978413v1, whole genome shotgun sequence genome includes a region encoding these proteins:
- the LOC129775940 gene encoding ribosome maturation protein SBDS, which produces MPKIFTPTNQIRLTNVAVVRIKKAGKRFEIACYKNKVVSWRTGAEKDLDEVLQSASVFTNVSKGEVAKKEDLLKAFGKDDITEICKEILAKGELQISEKERHDQLEAMFREIATNVADRCVNPETKRPYPVSIIEKSIRDIHYSIKPNRNAKQQALEVIKLLQATIPLERAKMRLKVTLPRKEAKRLKDKIVKLCSPLEGEETEGDKLVLICLINPGHYREIDEIIQKETKGNGVLEVLNLKEIKEGEEVLE; this is translated from the coding sequence ATGCCGAAAATTTTCACTCCTACAAATCAGATCCGACTTACGAATGTGGCCGTAGTGCGAATCAAAAAGGCCGGCAAACGTTTCGAGATTGCTTGCTACAAAAACAAGGTCGTCTCGTGGCGTACCGGCGCCGAGAAGGATCTCGATGAGGTGCTCCAGTCGGCATCGGTTTTCACCAATGTGTCCAAGGGTGAGGTCGCGAAAAAGGAGGACCTGCTGAAGGCATTCGGGAAAGATGACATCACCGAGATTTGCAAGGAAATTTTGGCGAAGGGAGAGCTGCAGATTTCGGAGAAGGAACGGCACGACCAGCTGGAAGCGATGTTTAGGGAGATTGCGACAAACGTTGCCGACCGGTGTGTCAATCCGGAAACGAAGCGACCCTATCCGGTGTCGATTATCGAGAAATCAATCAGAGATATTCACTACTCGATTAAGCCGAATCGAAATGCGAAGCAGCAGGCCTTGGAGGTGATAAAACTTCTGCAGGCGACAATTCCGTTGGAGAGAGCAAAGATGCGACTGAAAGTTACATTGCCGCGGAAGGAAGCGAAGCGCCTGAAGGATAAAATTGTGAAGTTGTGTTCGCCACTGGAAGGCGAGGAAACCGAAGGAGACAAACTTGTGCTGATTTGTCTGATCAATCCTGGACATTACCGAGAGATAGACGAGATAATCCAGAAGGAAACGAAAGGTAACGGCGTTTTGGAAGTACTGAACCTGAAGGAAATCAAAGAAGGAGAAGAAGTACTAGAGTAG